Proteins from a genomic interval of Mycoplasmopsis columboralis:
- the alaS gene encoding alanine--tRNA ligase, giving the protein MTSQEIRNKWLSFFEKNNHFVVPSKSLVPQNDPSLLWINSGVATLKDYFSGKKIPPSKRLTNSQKAIRTNDIENVGVTARHHTFFEMLGNFSIGDYFKKEAIAFAVDFLLNELKLDKNRLYFTYYYEDLETKSEWMSHGFAEEQLIPGDKSTNFWEVGSGPCGPNTEIFYDRGQKYDTRGIELLKEDIENDRYIEIWNIVFSTYNSDGEGNYTELNQKNIDTGAGLERIVSILQDAPTNFDTDLFLPIIHKIEEFTSYKYKTSNYFEKDADQTLINTYFKVIADHMRTVVNAINDGAKPSNVGRGYILRRLIRRSVHKGMQLKVSEPLFLHKLVEVIASTLPYEYDVKKIEKIILDEEVAFSKTIDSGRMLLEEHLSDNSKTFPGDVAFKLFETYGFPIELTIEILNERNITVNMHEYEQAKEKHALASKGNKVAGMDKVINSLALIEGKIDKFIGYEVEEGESEILKLLTTEEEVEENEGISYLILKQTPFYATSGGQKHDRGYILQNGNKLKILNVFKDKFGNHIHKVEGKVNSKERVQCFVDKQIRLGLKRNHSGTHLLFCALRHVLGAHIEQLSSDNNEERLTFDFPADEKPSKEIITKIENLVKSYIAKDVKRNYLITTTDKAKAMGAIMTLEEAEYMDPKNIRIVEFETITADLCGGTHLEHSGMLENFKIVSVEKKAAGVFRIRAISSNKIVNEYLNEQVQLLTEQVQKAVDKNKNLDAQYAFVLPQENDLEQQISALEQALETLKEDNKQLIKKQSVNAELNFDELTPTQVQNQSVYLLNVPTSVLKTSVSTLREKQPNALVIGFDDNNMLCIGSKSFNSNLIAQQLFKTFEGRGGGNNLLSMGKCGQTLSKDLIFSELEKIQWEN; this is encoded by the coding sequence ATGACATCACAAGAAATTAGAAATAAATGATTATCCTTTTTTGAAAAAAATAACCATTTTGTTGTTCCTTCAAAAAGTTTAGTACCGCAAAATGATCCTTCACTATTGTGAATTAATAGTGGAGTGGCAACTTTGAAAGATTATTTTTCTGGTAAAAAAATACCTCCTTCAAAAAGATTAACTAACTCACAAAAAGCAATAAGAACCAATGATATTGAAAATGTTGGAGTAACCGCTAGACACCACACCTTTTTTGAAATGTTAGGAAACTTTTCAATTGGAGATTACTTCAAAAAAGAAGCAATTGCTTTTGCGGTTGATTTTTTACTTAATGAATTAAAATTAGATAAAAATAGATTATATTTTACCTATTACTATGAAGATTTGGAAACTAAATCTGAATGAATGTCTCATGGTTTTGCTGAAGAACAACTTATTCCCGGAGATAAATCAACTAATTTCTGAGAAGTTGGTTCAGGTCCTTGTGGTCCAAATACTGAAATTTTCTATGATCGTGGTCAAAAGTATGATACTAGAGGAATTGAGCTTCTTAAAGAAGATATTGAGAACGATCGTTATATTGAAATTTGAAATATTGTGTTTTCGACTTACAATTCTGATGGAGAAGGAAATTACACTGAGTTAAACCAAAAAAACATTGATACTGGAGCTGGTTTAGAAAGAATTGTGTCAATTTTACAAGATGCTCCAACTAACTTTGATACTGACTTGTTTTTACCAATTATTCACAAAATTGAAGAGTTTACTTCATACAAATACAAAACCAGTAATTACTTTGAAAAAGATGCTGACCAAACATTAATTAACACCTATTTCAAAGTTATTGCTGATCACATGAGAACAGTGGTGAATGCCATTAATGATGGCGCTAAACCTTCAAATGTGGGTCGGGGATATATTTTAAGAAGATTAATTCGTCGTTCAGTACACAAAGGAATGCAACTAAAAGTTAGCGAACCACTTTTCTTACATAAACTAGTTGAAGTGATTGCTTCAACATTGCCTTATGAATATGATGTAAAGAAAATTGAAAAAATCATTTTAGATGAGGAAGTAGCTTTCTCTAAAACAATTGATAGCGGAAGAATGCTTCTTGAAGAACATTTAAGCGATAATTCCAAAACTTTTCCTGGTGATGTAGCTTTCAAATTATTTGAAACTTATGGATTCCCAATTGAATTAACAATTGAAATTCTTAATGAGCGTAACATCACAGTAAACATGCATGAATATGAACAAGCCAAAGAAAAACACGCTTTAGCTTCAAAAGGAAATAAAGTTGCCGGAATGGATAAAGTTATTAATTCTTTAGCTTTAATTGAAGGCAAAATTGATAAATTTATCGGATATGAAGTTGAAGAAGGAGAGAGTGAAATTTTAAAACTTTTAACCACTGAAGAAGAGGTTGAAGAAAATGAAGGAATCAGTTATTTAATTTTAAAACAAACTCCTTTTTATGCCACAAGTGGTGGACAAAAGCATGACCGTGGATATATTCTCCAAAACGGAAATAAATTAAAAATTCTAAATGTTTTCAAAGATAAATTCGGAAATCACATTCACAAAGTCGAGGGTAAAGTTAATTCAAAAGAAAGAGTACAATGTTTTGTGGATAAACAAATTCGTTTAGGACTTAAACGTAATCACTCAGGGACTCACTTGCTATTTTGTGCTCTTAGACACGTTTTGGGCGCTCATATTGAACAGCTAAGTAGTGATAATAACGAAGAAAGATTAACTTTTGATTTTCCAGCTGACGAGAAACCTTCTAAAGAAATAATTACTAAAATCGAGAATTTAGTAAAAAGCTACATTGCTAAAGATGTTAAAAGAAATTATCTTATTACTACAACTGACAAAGCAAAAGCCATGGGAGCAATCATGACTTTAGAAGAAGCTGAATACATGGATCCTAAGAATATTCGTATTGTAGAATTTGAAACTATTACTGCTGATTTATGTGGAGGAACACACTTAGAACACTCGGGAATGTTAGAAAATTTCAAGATTGTTTCAGTTGAGAAAAAAGCTGCTGGTGTGTTTAGAATTAGAGCCATTTCTTCAAATAAAATTGTTAACGAATACCTAAATGAACAAGTTCAATTATTAACCGAACAGGTGCAAAAAGCAGTTGATAAAAACAAAAATTTAGATGCTCAATATGCTTTTGTTTTACCACAAGAAAATGATTTAGAGCAACAAATCAGCGCTTTAGAACAAGCTTTAGAAACTTTGAAAGAAGATAATAAACAATTAATAAAAAAACAATCAGTTAATGCAGAATTAAATTTTGATGAGTTAACTCCTACACAAGTTCAAAATCAAAGTGTTTATCTTTTAAATGTACCTACTAGTGTATTAAAAACAAGTGTTTCAACTTTAAGAGAAAAACAACCTAATGCTTTAGTGATTGGTTTTGATGATAATAACATGTTATGTATTGGTTCAAAATCATTTAATTCTAATTTAATTGCCCAACAATTATTTAAAACTTTTGAAGGTAGAGGTGGAGGAAATAATCTTCTTTCAATGGGAAAATGTGGCCAAACACTTTCAAAAGATTTAATTTTTAGTGAGTTAGAAAAAATTCAATGAGAAAATTAG
- the mnmA gene encoding tRNA 2-thiouridine(34) synthase MnmA, with protein sequence MKKRVIIGMSGGVDSSVAAYLLKEQGYEVEGLFMRNWDSILNNDVLGNADISQDICPQEQDYQDALNVANSLGIKLHRVDFVKEYWDNVFENFIEEYKKGRTPNPDILCNKYIKFNSFAKYAFNELNADYIAMGHYAKVENGHLYRAKDQNKDQTYFLAQLTTEQLSKVIMPLAELEKEQIREIAAKLNLVTADKKDSIGICFIGERNFTQFLQNYIPAQEGNIVDITTNKIIGRHIGCFYYTIGQRKGLNLGGMSEPYYVCGHDVKANILYVAPASQSHWLESNNLIASNLTLNNLDYDPNNLTAKFRYRQKDIKVTIQINKEDNTIRVFYPEKSQAITPGQQVVLYDGDKCIGGAIIEEVYMDQNKLTYI encoded by the coding sequence GTGAAAAAAAGAGTAATTATTGGTATGAGTGGGGGAGTTGATTCTTCAGTGGCTGCTTACTTACTAAAAGAGCAAGGATATGAAGTTGAAGGTCTTTTTATGCGTAATTGAGACAGCATTTTAAACAATGATGTTTTAGGAAATGCTGACATTTCACAAGATATTTGTCCTCAAGAACAAGATTATCAAGACGCTTTAAATGTTGCTAATTCGCTAGGAATTAAATTGCATCGAGTGGATTTTGTCAAAGAGTACTGAGATAATGTTTTTGAAAACTTCATTGAAGAATACAAAAAAGGACGTACTCCTAACCCTGATATTTTATGTAATAAATACATTAAATTTAATTCTTTTGCTAAATATGCATTTAATGAACTAAATGCTGATTATATTGCTATGGGGCATTATGCAAAAGTAGAAAATGGGCATTTATATCGAGCAAAAGATCAAAATAAAGATCAGACTTATTTTTTGGCTCAATTAACAACTGAACAACTTTCTAAGGTAATTATGCCTTTGGCAGAACTTGAAAAAGAACAAATTCGCGAAATCGCAGCTAAATTAAATTTAGTTACTGCCGATAAAAAGGATTCAATAGGAATTTGCTTTATTGGAGAACGTAACTTTACTCAATTTTTACAAAACTACATTCCCGCTCAAGAAGGAAATATTGTTGATATCACAACAAATAAAATAATTGGACGTCACATTGGATGTTTTTATTACACAATCGGACAAAGGAAAGGTCTAAATTTGGGTGGAATGAGCGAACCTTATTATGTGTGTGGACATGACGTAAAAGCAAATATTTTGTACGTAGCTCCAGCTTCCCAAAGTCACTGACTTGAATCTAATAATTTAATTGCAAGTAATTTAACCTTAAATAATTTAGATTATGATCCAAATAATTTAACAGCTAAATTTAGATATCGTCAAAAAGATATAAAAGTCACAATTCAAATCAATAAAGAAGATAACACCATTAGAGTCTTTTATCCAGAAAAAAGTCAAGCAATCACACCTGGTCAACAAGTGGTGCTATATGATGGAGACAAATGTATTGGTGGAGCCATCATTGAAGAAGTATATATGGACCAAAACAAACTTACTTACATTTAA
- the ruvX gene encoding Holliday junction resolvase RuvX, which yields MRKLGLDLGIKSCGFAITDENEIISTSLENFLMNEGDFNAVIKRIEQYLQEYKIDGFVLGYPLKISGEKSDRTLMVEDFKKLLEENFQIPVMLVNEQYSTKKAQQVMISAGLTRKKRKANKDKLAAQIILQDYLEYYQDKWGKNE from the coding sequence ATGAGAAAATTAGGACTAGATTTAGGAATTAAAAGCTGCGGATTTGCCATCACTGATGAAAACGAAATTATTTCAACCTCGCTAGAAAACTTTCTAATGAACGAAGGCGATTTCAACGCGGTAATTAAGCGTATTGAACAATATTTGCAAGAATACAAAATTGACGGTTTTGTTTTAGGATACCCTTTGAAAATAAGCGGAGAAAAAAGTGATCGTACATTAATGGTTGAAGATTTTAAAAAGCTACTTGAAGAAAATTTTCAAATACCAGTTATGTTAGTAAATGAACAATATAGCACTAAAAAGGCTCAACAAGTAATGATTAGTGCTGGCCTTACTCGTAAAAAAAGAAAGGCTAACAAAGACAAGCTAGCAGCTCAAATCATATTGCAAGATTATTTAGAATATTACCAAGATAAATGAGGCAAAAATGAATAA
- the greA gene encoding transcription elongation factor GreA: MSTNTEKIYLAKETLEKYKKEYEHLVNVERPAVQNALKEARAQGDLSENAEYDAARDRQGVVEGRINELESILDRAEIIENANSALIGIGATVTLKFIETGEIKNITIMGTHDANPFEDKISNKSPLAVSIMGKKTGDVVEVDAQQKFNVEIISVTQQN, translated from the coding sequence ATGTCAACAAATACTGAAAAAATTTATTTAGCCAAAGAAACATTAGAAAAATATAAAAAAGAATATGAACACTTAGTTAATGTTGAGCGTCCAGCTGTACAAAACGCTCTTAAAGAAGCCAGAGCACAGGGTGACCTTTCTGAAAACGCTGAGTATGATGCAGCTAGAGATCGTCAAGGAGTTGTTGAAGGAAGAATTAACGAGCTTGAATCAATTTTAGATCGTGCAGAAATTATTGAAAATGCCAATAGCGCATTAATTGGAATTGGTGCTACTGTAACCTTGAAGTTCATTGAAACCGGAGAAATCAAAAACATCACAATTATGGGGACACACGATGCAAACCCATTTGAAGATAAAATTTCAAACAAAAGCCCACTTGCAGTATCAATTATGGGTAAAAAAACTGGTGATGTTGTTGAAGTTGATGCTCAACAAAAATTTAACGTTGAAATTATTAGCGTAACACAACAAAACTAA
- the obgE gene encoding GTPase ObgE encodes MARFIDEITISVQAGKGGNGMVSFRREAHVDKGGPDGGDGGKGGDIYFVGDLGKNTLLTFYKNKHIVAEDGVKGGPKNLYGANAPHTYVKVPIGTLVYNGKKLVADVIEADKPYLIAKGGKGGRGNTKFKTSKNTAPRISENGMPGEKFEAKIVLKILSDVGIVGKPSAGKSTLLSALSNAKAKVAEYEFTTLVPQLGMVEYFENSFTVADLPGLIKGASLGKGLGIQFLKHIERCRVIAHVIDFGSEEKDPVIDYKVINYELKSYNYKLEEKLQVVIANKKDMPLFEEKLKHFKQVYPDVPVVAISAALRENLEEVKAKLWHLIQQAALKPVEQEEEEVKVITFEPDYIVTSPYRGHFEVTGKKVEEFYHKIPLNSYDNLIRFNNIMKKIGVWKELMRRGIKRGDTVNIYGYEMEWEDEE; translated from the coding sequence ATGGAGGAGACGGAGGAAAAGGTGGAGACATTTATTTTGTCGGCGACCTTGGAAAAAACACTTTATTAACTTTTTACAAAAATAAACATATCGTTGCTGAAGACGGAGTTAAAGGTGGGCCTAAAAATCTTTATGGAGCAAACGCTCCACATACATATGTAAAAGTTCCTATTGGTACTTTAGTGTACAATGGTAAAAAATTAGTTGCGGATGTTATTGAGGCTGATAAACCATATTTAATTGCAAAAGGTGGTAAAGGAGGAAGAGGTAATACCAAATTCAAAACTTCAAAAAATACTGCTCCTCGAATTTCAGAAAATGGAATGCCCGGTGAAAAATTTGAAGCTAAAATCGTGTTAAAAATTCTTTCTGATGTTGGGATAGTTGGAAAGCCAAGCGCTGGTAAAAGCACATTGCTTTCAGCGCTATCGAACGCAAAAGCCAAAGTTGCTGAATATGAATTTACAACTTTAGTCCCACAATTAGGAATGGTTGAGTATTTCGAAAATTCATTTACCGTTGCAGATTTACCAGGATTAATTAAAGGTGCTTCACTTGGAAAAGGCCTTGGTATTCAGTTTTTAAAACACATTGAGCGTTGTCGGGTAATTGCTCATGTTATTGACTTTGGTAGTGAAGAAAAAGATCCGGTAATTGATTACAAAGTTATTAATTATGAATTAAAATCATACAACTATAAACTTGAAGAAAAACTTCAAGTGGTTATTGCTAATAAAAAAGATATGCCTTTATTTGAAGAAAAATTAAAACATTTCAAACAAGTGTATCCTGATGTTCCTGTAGTAGCTATTTCTGCTGCCTTAAGAGAAAATTTAGAAGAAGTTAAAGCGAAATTATGACATTTAATTCAACAAGCCGCTTTAAAACCGGTTGAACAAGAAGAAGAGGAAGTTAAAGTTATTACTTTTGAACCTGACTATATTGTAACTTCTCCATACAGAGGCCACTTTGAAGTCACTGGTAAAAAAGTAGAGGAGTTTTACCACAAGATACCTCTTAATTCATATGATAATTTAATTAGATTTAATAACATCATGAAAAAAATCGGCGTTTGGAAAGAACTTATGCGTCGTGGTATTAAGCGTGGTGATACTGTTAATATTTATGGCTACGAAATGGAATGAGAAGATGAAGAATAA
- a CDS encoding BC85_0335 family putative methyltransferase has translation MNKLQWILFGSMIAVIVIAAISIILIKLKIKKLQAKYLNQDREQTYLMLQNLRNDIGQLPFDLKDYLKNDYKPYDIEAVINTIYTNNFQSTLIIDNQDSFLSSVVSNKTKRKIYYLNEYDFSEQLKEAISEYPQDLENTNLISYSQNMLDFVVIFKNNKTLMELFDTYFDFMISKSMMMILTDNYSKKELVKFVKHIKTLGLTYEISYVESKFLYIVKQ, from the coding sequence ATGAATAAGTTACAATGAATTTTGTTTGGTTCAATGATTGCGGTTATTGTAATAGCAGCAATTTCAATTATCTTAATCAAATTGAAAATAAAAAAATTACAAGCTAAGTATTTAAACCAAGATCGTGAACAAACATACTTGATGTTGCAAAATCTTCGTAATGACATTGGACAATTACCTTTTGATTTAAAAGATTATTTAAAAAATGATTATAAGCCATATGATATTGAAGCAGTAATTAATACAATTTACACCAATAACTTTCAGTCAACTTTAATTATTGATAATCAAGATTCGTTTTTATCTTCGGTAGTTTCAAATAAAACTAAACGAAAAATCTATTATTTAAATGAATATGATTTTAGTGAGCAACTCAAAGAAGCAATTTCTGAATATCCACAAGATTTAGAGAACACTAATTTAATTTCATATTCACAAAATATGCTAGATTTTGTTGTGATATTTAAAAACAATAAAACGCTAATGGAATTATTTGATACTTATTTTGATTTTATGATTTCTAAATCAATGATGATGATTCTAACGGACAATTATTCTAAAAAAGAGTTAGTAAAATTCGTTAAGCATATTAAAACCTTAGGTTTAACTTATGAAATTTCCTATGTTGAAAGTAAATTTTTATATATTGTTAAGCAATAA
- a CDS encoding deoxynucleoside kinase — translation MIIGISGMISSGKSTLSKKLTKHYKNSLLLNEYEEDDVVFNTYLNWFYEQKPHIDISFQVYVVENHTASVNKIVNKFNDLNLSKDQDIIFLDRFSAEHYVFASVNLKDLPKKAFNAYKALFNELVSNEELPEFTLFLDVSFENFQKRLFKRGRAVEIDNYEKNKEYFYELYQVYKKTFLEIVKKYKINYVVIDTNNKSEKDVFEEAVVAIDLYKKTKVNNA, via the coding sequence ATGATAATTGGAATTTCAGGAATGATTAGTAGCGGAAAAAGTACTTTGTCAAAAAAGCTTACTAAGCATTACAAAAACTCGTTATTACTTAATGAATATGAAGAAGATGACGTAGTATTTAACACTTATTTAAACTGATTTTATGAACAAAAACCACACATTGATATTAGTTTTCAAGTGTACGTTGTGGAAAATCATACAGCTAGTGTTAATAAAATTGTCAATAAATTTAATGATTTAAATTTAAGCAAAGATCAAGATATTATCTTTTTGGATCGTTTTAGTGCTGAACATTATGTGTTTGCTTCAGTTAATCTTAAAGATCTTCCTAAGAAGGCTTTTAATGCATATAAAGCTCTTTTTAACGAACTTGTAAGCAACGAAGAACTTCCTGAATTTACTTTGTTTTTAGATGTATCTTTTGAGAATTTTCAAAAACGTCTTTTCAAACGTGGTCGAGCTGTTGAAATTGATAATTATGAAAAAAACAAAGAATATTTTTATGAGCTTTATCAAGTATACAAAAAGACATTTTTAGAAATTGTAAAAAAATACAAAATCAATTATGTTGTTATTGATACAAATAACAAGAGTGAAAAAGATGTTTTTGAAGAAGCTGTCGTAGCAATAGACTTATATAAAAAAACAAAGGTTAATAATGCGTAG
- a CDS encoding dUTP diphosphatase — protein sequence MNLSRIFEMQKDLDTKIKEKSLLTNPELSDEQIIINGTIALVVEAAEFANEIQTFKYWKANKNIDNNKVLEEFADLIHFLVSFSNRYNVHYEIEPRITSGNLNVQLQNLFISLTDIMKNPSKDTITRAFEIAIGTFEMLGFSYHELYSWYVTKNQTNYKRLQNNY from the coding sequence ATGAATTTATCAAGAATATTTGAAATGCAGAAAGATTTGGATACTAAAATAAAGGAAAAATCTCTTTTGACAAATCCTGAATTATCTGATGAACAAATTATAATCAATGGAACCATTGCTCTTGTGGTAGAAGCAGCTGAATTTGCTAATGAAATTCAAACCTTTAAATATTGAAAAGCTAATAAAAATATTGATAACAACAAAGTTTTAGAAGAGTTTGCTGATCTAATCCACTTTCTGGTTTCGTTTTCAAATAGATACAATGTTCATTATGAAATAGAACCAAGAATAACTTCGGGCAATTTAAATGTTCAGTTACAAAATCTCTTTATTTCGTTAACTGATATTATGAAAAATCCTTCTAAAGATACCATTACAAGAGCTTTTGAAATTGCGATTGGAACTTTTGAAATGTTAGGTTTTTCATATCATGAACTATATTCTTGATATGTAACTAAAAATCAAACAAATTACAAAAGACTACAAAATAATTATTAA
- the hpt gene encoding hypoxanthine phosphoribosyltransferase has translation MRRDQRILKVLFDESFINDAILKCSNWVNETYVSSDNLVLVGLLKGSVPFLAQLIKNVSVDHQMDFMIASSYNGSHASSGNVKIIMDLSSDIENKDVLLVEDIIDSGITLDKIKSILLARKPKSLKILSLMNKPHHRKVALEADFYGFDVPDEFLVGFGLDYQEKFRNLPYIGILDPKYIKN, from the coding sequence ATGCGTAGAGATCAACGAATTTTAAAAGTTTTATTTGATGAAAGCTTTATTAATGATGCAATTTTAAAATGTTCAAATTGAGTAAATGAAACTTACGTTAGCTCAGATAATTTGGTATTGGTTGGTCTTTTAAAAGGTTCCGTTCCTTTTTTGGCTCAACTAATTAAAAATGTTAGCGTAGATCACCAAATGGATTTTATGATCGCTTCTAGTTACAATGGTTCGCACGCTTCAAGTGGTAATGTCAAAATTATTATGGATTTAAGCTCAGATATTGAAAACAAAGATGTCTTGCTTGTGGAAGACATCATTGATAGTGGCATTACCTTAGATAAAATTAAAAGTATTTTACTAGCTCGTAAACCTAAAAGTTTAAAAATTCTCTCACTAATGAACAAACCACACCATCGCAAAGTTGCTTTAGAAGCTGATTTCTACGGTTTTGACGTTCCAGATGAGTTTTTAGTGGGGTTTGGATTAGATTATCAAGAAAAGTTCAGAAACTTACCTTATATTGGGATTTTAGATCCTAAATATATCAAAAACTAA
- a CDS encoding methyltransferase domain-containing protein, which produces MPIKDTLKYTSSYETKESLQYYTEAVFNVGMLNCEETLIYRYFGENKNIRIADLGCGTGRFALNAALKGYSKIVGFDISESSIYKANILKENPKFEKYAQNVSFHWADLTETNLSEFGKYDLVFFTFNSLMCIPGHKNKILALQNAFNSLDKEGILIFTADEVNNDPHKERFIMENEEYLKINNIQNWRPADVVYRIKNQEGVLCFYNKDDVLSLIKEANLPSPIFTAKRDEIASESEIAKKFSDNAYYYVIRKL; this is translated from the coding sequence ATGCCAATTAAAGATACTTTAAAATATACTTCAAGTTACGAAACAAAAGAATCGCTTCAATATTATACTGAAGCGGTTTTTAATGTAGGTATGCTTAATTGTGAAGAAACATTAATTTATAGATATTTTGGAGAAAACAAAAACATTAGAATAGCTGATTTAGGGTGTGGTACTGGTCGTTTTGCTTTAAACGCTGCACTAAAAGGATATTCCAAAATAGTAGGTTTTGATATAAGCGAATCTTCCATTTATAAAGCTAATATTTTAAAAGAAAATCCGAAATTTGAAAAATACGCACAAAATGTTTCTTTTCATTGAGCTGATTTAACCGAAACTAATTTGTCAGAGTTTGGCAAGTATGATTTAGTCTTTTTTACTTTTAATTCTTTAATGTGCATTCCTGGTCATAAAAATAAAATTCTCGCTTTGCAAAATGCTTTCAATTCTCTTGATAAAGAAGGTATTTTAATTTTTACCGCAGATGAAGTAAATAATGATCCGCACAAAGAACGCTTTATTATGGAAAATGAAGAATATTTAAAAATCAACAATATTCAAAATTGAAGACCAGCTGATGTGGTTTACCGCATCAAAAACCAAGAAGGTGTTTTGTGTTTTTACAATAAAGATGATGTTTTATCCTTAATTAAGGAAGCTAATCTTCCTTCACCTATTTTTACAGCCAAGCGAGATGAAATAGCTTCTGAAAGTGAAATAGCTAAGAAATTTTCGGACAATGCCTATTATTATGTAATACGAAAACTGTAA
- a CDS encoding M42 family metallopeptidase produces MDKKYEYLFERLNKYMNIEAMSRYEEPVVDELKKSIKAGKYEVSRDRFGSVIFYKKSKNPNAPKVMLAAHMDEVGYIVRSIEENGNLLVSTVGGVWPSAVIGTKATLVINENGKKFTGVFGHTSIHILESEKVKQAMTEKELFVDFGFMSKDEAKKHGVDVGDRIYISGETITLENNLVGGKAMDNRAGVTAVELIANAVADLDLDCHLYIVGTVQEEVGTRGAKTSVSLINPDVAFAVDTGASHDTTGCIKGVPVLGKGVNLLVKDGGTLSDPAILKLLMFLAKEHNIPAYKYIAMGGGTDASVIQYGQGGAKTVSISIPQRYLHSPIGVASLVDIQATVDLMVEFIKAYDQKTHEELSYK; encoded by the coding sequence ATGGATAAAAAATATGAATATTTATTTGAAAGATTAAATAAATACATGAATATTGAAGCAATGTCTCGTTATGAAGAACCTGTTGTAGATGAATTAAAAAAATCTATCAAAGCGGGTAAATATGAAGTGTCAAGAGACAGATTTGGTTCAGTAATTTTTTATAAGAAATCAAAAAATCCTAATGCTCCTAAAGTTATGTTAGCGGCACATATGGATGAAGTAGGTTACATTGTTAGAAGTATTGAAGAAAATGGAAACTTATTAGTTTCAACAGTTGGCGGAGTGTGACCAAGTGCTGTTATTGGAACTAAAGCTACATTAGTTATTAATGAAAACGGTAAAAAATTCACTGGTGTATTTGGACATACATCAATTCACATTTTAGAAAGCGAAAAAGTAAAGCAGGCAATGACTGAAAAAGAATTGTTTGTTGATTTTGGTTTCATGTCTAAAGATGAAGCGAAAAAACATGGTGTGGATGTCGGTGATAGAATTTATATTTCTGGAGAAACAATTACTCTTGAAAACAACTTAGTTGGTGGAAAAGCAATGGACAACCGTGCCGGGGTAACTGCAGTTGAATTAATTGCTAATGCTGTAGCAGACTTAGATTTAGATTGTCATTTATACATTGTTGGAACAGTTCAAGAAGAAGTTGGAACTCGTGGAGCTAAAACTTCTGTAAGTTTAATTAATCCTGATGTGGCTTTTGCGGTAGATACTGGTGCTTCACATGATACTACAGGATGTATCAAAGGAGTACCTGTATTGGGTAAAGGTGTTAATTTACTTGTTAAAGATGGTGGAACCTTATCAGATCCTGCAATCTTAAAATTATTAATGTTTTTAGCTAAAGAACACAACATTCCTGCATATAAATATATTGCTATGGGTGGTGGAACTGATGCTAGTGTAATTCAATATGGTCAAGGAGGAGCTAAAACTGTTTCAATTTCTATTCCCCAAAGATACTTACACAGTCCAATTGGAGTTGCTTCATTAGTGGATATTCAAGCCACAGTAGATTTGATGGTTGAATTTATTAAAGCATACGATCAAAAAACTCACGAAGAATTATCATACAAATAA